AATGTACAACTAATTAAACTATTATTTGGCTTGTAGAGATCAGGAGACGCGTTGTCTGTGGGATCGTTATATGCAGGTCATAACCATATGTTTAGATAAAATGTATCATATATAGTTAAGCTTTGtgtttttctatttgtatataatttgttgtatatttattttagcataaaattacacttagaataaaaaaactaatttgacccaaaaacaaaagcaaaatacaaaataagctGCACACCGAGTGCAGTGAGCTTTCGATGCAACGCCGCTTAGTGTGACCAGACATGCGCTAAAGCTTCAACAGGAAAAGCTCGACTAGACAGTTGGTCAGattgcagatacttttgtcAATTGTCGAGTTCGTGtttatttgctgctgtcgGTACTTGCAACTGTttgtaaacaacaaataaaaacaaaacaagtttcaaataataaataatttcgtGCAATTGTGGGTTGTAAAGTTATGCAAGAGTTTTGGTGAGTGGAGTTCAATTCGCagattaattgcaaatattctAATATCTAAACttgcatatgtatttgtgtgtgtgtgcgagctgcccacacaaatgcacacttacacgcacacacacatatgcaagTGGCTTACATGTGTTTGTCGAGTGGTtgcggcagcaacagttgcctcattattataattgggGTGGTTTGCGATTCCAATTCGATATGTTAATGTTATTGACAGTTAACATATGAAGCTACCCTCACATAACAGAGCCACTTAACATGAATGTTAATTATGCATGTTAATggtttgttttgcatttgcagtgaAAATCTGGAGGAGCTGGAAGATGATACTTATGATGACGAGAAATCGGCGCGCACATCGGATGAGAATCGCAAGTATGAGACCATTATGAACAAATTGAGTGCTGCAAATGTTGATAAACGTATAATAACAGTAGTGTTCAAATAACCAAAGGTTATATCCATTTCTTAGGCAAAATCACAGCGAGATTGAGAAGCGGCGACGCGATAAAATGAACACATACATCAATGAGCTCTCCTCCATGATACCCATGTGCTATGCCATGCAACGCAAGCTGGACAAACTCACCGTGCTGCGCATGGCTGTGCAACATCTGCGTGGTATACGAGGCAGTCTTCATCCCTACAATGGTGGCGACTATAGACCCAGTTTTCTATCGGATCAGGAACTCAAGATGATCATACTGCAGGCATCGGAAGGATTCCTTTTTGTGGTGGGCTGTGATCGTGGACGCATTCTCTATGTCTCCGATTCGGTATCGAGTGTCTTGAATTGCACACAATCCGATCTGCTGGGCCAGAGTTGGTTTGATGTGCTCCACCCCAAGGATATTGGCAAGGTGAAGGAGCAGCTCTCATCGCTGGAACAGTGTCCGCGCGAGCGTCTCATCGATGCCAAAAGTAAGTAGATAAAATCTTCTTCAAATTAATCTCTAATTCAACTCTTCCTTCAGCCATGTTACCGGTCAAGACAGATGTGCCGCAAAGCCTATGTCGTCTTTGCCCGGGAGCACGTCGCTCCTTTTTCTGTCGTATGAAACTGCGTGCGACGaacaatcaaatcaaagaGGAATCGGACACATCGTCCAGTTCACGCAGCTCCACGAAACGCAAATCCAAATTGAGCATGGATCACAAGTATCAGGTTATACAGTGCACCGGTTACCTAAAATCATGGACACCCATCAAGGATGAGGATCAGGACGGCGACACCGATGATCAGACAACGAATCTCTCCTGCCTAGTGGCCATTGGACGCACGCCCACCAATGTCCTGCACTCCAACATGCCCTCGTCGCTGGATAATCAACCTAACATCAGACATGTGCTCTTCATATCCCGTCATTCGTCTGAGGGCAAGTTCCTGTTCATTGATCAACGGTAGGTTTAGCAACTTGTTTTCCCCATATTTTTGCAGCTCTTCAAATTAGTTTGCTTTCTAACTTTTTAGTGCCACACTGGTGATTGGTTTTCTGCCTCAGGAAATATTGGGCACCAGTTTTTACGAGTATTTTCACAACGAGGACATCTCCGCTTTGGTCGAATCCCACAAAATGGTCATGCAGGTGCAGGAGAAGGTGACCACACAGGTTTATCGCTTTCGTTGCAAGGATAATGGTTATATTCAGCTGCAGAGCGAATGGCGAGCTTTTAAGAATCCCTGGACAAATGATATCGACTAtataattgccaaaaattcgGTATTCCTCTAAGAATATTCATTGATTCCAAGCATCTTCCTTTTTTACTTGGTTCTCAAATGATATATTTCATACAAATTCCGTTTCCTTAGTTTATATTCCACGTTCGATgaatttttgtgtgtaaatagaaactaattaattcctgtattcaaaataaagtcaaaaatatacaacttttaaacaaaaattctttatttagaTGCTAGTTTTAtgataattgtattttatgatataatttttgaaaattgtttattctttcacttttaaaaaaatatgtataagaatccaaaattttcaaacttgctaagttttctaatttttgAGATCAGCTTaggaaattatattttattttcctttggCTTCATTTAAGAGAGTGAaggtgctctctctctcttcactctTCTTTTTAAACAGTTATCAACAATAGTTCtcagcatttgtttttatcagctgcgtttttgttgctttcgcTCTTTTATCGTACAATGAATGGACCCACATACACATGAAAGCCGGCCACAGtagtgtgcatgtgtatgtgtgagtctCTGCGCTCGCGCGTATTCGTGCGCTCACACTCGTGCTTGTGCATATCCATTTGGACTCGCGTTCAGTTGGCATAGTGTGAGCGAAGCGTGCGGACGTGTTGTGAAGTTACTGTGAttctaatttgatttttttcaattggATACTTTTGTAATTCGTTTCGTACAAGATGAGCGCCCTCATCTTTTTGGCCACGATTCTCGTTGGCTTTCTTATATATTCTCTGCTCAAATCCATGCGACGCCCCAAGAATTTTCCACCTGGTGAGTGCCAATTGAATCCTATTCATTCAATCAATTCATTCAGTTTATTAAGTTCTTTCAATGAGCTGCCTTGAGTCAGCAAATTCTTGCAATGCTAAAATTAAGTAATATTCAAACAGCGAAACAAATtcgactttttttttaattgtttatttaaagttttgcaaCAGGTTTCgagttaataaaaataaaagatcgTTTAGAGTAATTGAATACGGCTTGTCCCCTCGACCTGCCCCACGTTCCCTTCCCAAATCAGTTCA
This is a stretch of genomic DNA from Drosophila albomicans strain 15112-1751.03 chromosome 3, ASM965048v2, whole genome shotgun sequence. It encodes these proteins:
- the LOC117567817 gene encoding protein cycle isoform X2, whose product is MQEFCENLEELEDDTYDDEKSARTSDENRKQNHSEIEKRRRDKMNTYINELSSMIPMCYAMQRKLDKLTVLRMAVQHLRGIRGSLHPYNGGDYRPSFLSDQELKMIILQASEGFLFVVGCDRGRILYVSDSVSSVLNCTQSDLLGQSWFDVLHPKDIGKVKEQLSSLEQCPRERLIDAKTMLPVKTDVPQSLCRLCPGARRSFFCRMKLRATNNQIKEESDTSSSSRSSTKRKSKLSMDHKYQVIQCTGYLKSWTPIKDEDQDGDTDDQTTNLSCLVAIGRTPTNVLHSNMPSSLDNQPNIRHVLFISRHSSEGKFLFIDQRATLVIGFLPQEILGTSFYEYFHNEDISALVESHKMVMQVQEKVTTQVYRFRCKDNGYIQLQSEWRAFKNPWTNDIDYIIAKNSVFL
- the LOC117567817 gene encoding protein cycle isoform X1, producing MQEFCENLEELEDDTYDDEKSARTSDENRKLYPFLRQNHSEIEKRRRDKMNTYINELSSMIPMCYAMQRKLDKLTVLRMAVQHLRGIRGSLHPYNGGDYRPSFLSDQELKMIILQASEGFLFVVGCDRGRILYVSDSVSSVLNCTQSDLLGQSWFDVLHPKDIGKVKEQLSSLEQCPRERLIDAKTMLPVKTDVPQSLCRLCPGARRSFFCRMKLRATNNQIKEESDTSSSSRSSTKRKSKLSMDHKYQVIQCTGYLKSWTPIKDEDQDGDTDDQTTNLSCLVAIGRTPTNVLHSNMPSSLDNQPNIRHVLFISRHSSEGKFLFIDQRATLVIGFLPQEILGTSFYEYFHNEDISALVESHKMVMQVQEKVTTQVYRFRCKDNGYIQLQSEWRAFKNPWTNDIDYIIAKNSVFL